From the Papaver somniferum cultivar HN1 chromosome 2, ASM357369v1, whole genome shotgun sequence genome, the window CACTTCCGAGACAAAATACCTCGTAGGCTTTATTAACTTCTTGAAACTTTGCTTCAGCATTGGCATCATGCCTATTTATATCTGGATGCAATTTCTTTGCGGCCTAAAAAATCATCCAAACACATAACAACAGAGTTGTGAACAATGACATGAAAACAACACGTAAACAGTCATAAGAACATGGTTAACATTAGAATGTACAGTACGAAAAAGAAAAAGCCTAGCGAAGAATGAAAATAAACTTTACAGCATATGCACTTGAATCCTTGCTCACTCCCAATACATCGTAGTAGTCTCTGGAATACATACACGTTGAACCTAAAAGAGCCAATGAGCAGAAAATGACATTTAGGCAGAGAAAAAAGAAGACCCAAATAAGAAATTTgcatatctattgttataaaggAAGAAACGGTGAATACCAGTTGCATGAATTGATCTCTTGGCAGACCAATTTCCATTAATAACTCCACTCAAACCTCCACCTCTTGGTTTTACTGAATTCATATTCAAAACCCATGAATcaataacaaaaaagaaagaaacatgatTAACCCAAACTTAGCTAATGAACAGAAAAAACTACAAGTAAATATATACTCACTTTCGGAATTAACATATCCATTCTGAATTCCAGATATAAACCCCCGACGACTCAATGAATTCTTCAACTGTAAGGACAAACAAAACTGCAAATTAATAAATTTCAATAGAAACAGAAGCAATTGAAGCTAGAATCGAGATCAACTTACTATACTATCAGAATCTTCAAGTAGCTTCCAAGTAATAGACCTTCGAGCTAATAAGTAAACAGCTCTAGCACCACTGTGACGTACCATTGGAGTTCAGAGGGGGAAACAAACCAGACTAAAatacagaaaatcaagattttaaACAAAAACTCTAACTTGGGTAGAAAGGAAAGGAGCAGAGGAAGAGGCTTCCACAAGTCTCCTCAATATTTTGGGGTTTCCTTTCTTATTTGGAGTTTCCTTTCTTGTATTGGCTCCTCTGTGAGGACTTAGTACAAACATCTGTTGTGTGTTGTGATGTCGTCTAATAGCTGCACTGAAAATAAGTCTGAATAAGATTGCTGAATGTATATTAGATAGTCTTAAGATTACTAGAGTGCAGCTGCATCAAAGCTAAGAGGGTAGGTCAGTGTTACTGTTTTCCTATTCACTAAAATGCTTGATTTTTTTCAGTTTCCATTGAAGCTTACGCACACTTGGAGCCAAATGGGTACCAGAATTTCTACAAGGATTTCCattatttagttttttttgtgaCGGGCTATAATCTTGATACGACCCACCCAACTTTATGGTAAGAGGAGAAACTACATGAAGCAGGCTGAGGCTTCGTCAGGCTATTAGGTGGGCAAAAGCTGAAGCAGTTCAGAAACTACATTTAGAAGGAGATTGTCTGAATGTAGTAAATGCTATCAATGGTAATATAGGATCTGTTAATTGGAGAAATAATAATGTAATCAATGATTGCAGGAGCTTATTAGAAAGTTTTACAAGTTGGAAATGCACTTTTGTGATGAAGTAGCAAATAGTCTAGCCAAGAGAGCTAGAAATTTTAGAGCTGATGAATTTTGGAACTCAGATTTCCCACTTCGGTTGAAATCTCTAATTAGAGATGAACTCAATGTAAACCTTTTCTAAAGCATATGAATGAATATCTtttctttcttattaaaaaaaaaactttatggtATGAAGGATGAGAGCGAGAGAAAGAGTTGCAAGGAAAGAAAAAGGCAGGGAAAAAAGGTGTTGTAGGAGTCGAAGTTGTGACCTTGGAAAGGGAAAGACCTTTAAGGTTAACTCTTGATTGTTATTTTTACTCTACATATTTGTCCCACATTGAAGAAACACCAAATTCTGCTCTAGTATTTATTCCTCAACCTAAGGAAACAGAGCAGCATCCCGAGCGTACAGGACCGAAGCTCGGGTTTGTTAGTGGTGCCAATGCTGCATGGTTGCCATGCCAGGTACGTCGTATGGGAATGGCAAGTAACGGAATATATATGGCCGTGGtttgctatttttttttcttcttttttgaccATGATTTttgcattttttcttctttttcgaccatgatttttgctcattGAGAAGCATATGATGGTCTTATAATTAAGGGTTTTGTGCGCAGAAGCTTTGACAAGTAGGTGTTGCACTATCATCTGATGGGATGATGGTTGATTAGAAGCAACATATACTGAAAAAGTGATGAGGGTTAAGAAATCTAAGAGATGCGAAAGTATTGAAGTAGAATCCCATTTTTGTGTACACGAAAAACTCAGAAAATTAAAAGACGAACTTAGAACTGCGACTTCTGATTGTCACAGTTTAGTTTAGAATCTGCAACACAAGGATTGCACTGATCCATTGTTTCTAGAATACATGTAGTTTGTCTGTTGGAGCAGGCTTCTTTTTCGATGTCTTCATCATTGAGATCTTACTTACCAAACCTTTCCctgcaaaagacggaaaaaaaagagCCATGGTTGTCATTAATATGTATTTTTTGTTAGATTGGAGATGAAAGATTATTAAAGATCTTTaacatgaaaattccttcattacTTCTGAGTGCGGCCACCCAATCTGATTGATGCAATAAACAGAGTAATTTTGCAAAGTCGGTTGTCTATGCAGatacataacacttgtcatcattTTCTGAGTAATTTTGATGAGTTCATCTAATATAAGGAAACACAGAATTGGGTCACGAGACAAAAATACCTCATAGGCTTCATTAACTTCTTGATACTTGGCTTCAGCATGCTTATTTACATCTGGATGCAATTTCTTTGGCAATCCCTTCATCAATGGCAGAAACAACACCCCTCCCAGCTGAAACCcttcctccttcttcttcctcatcagcCATATGGTCAGAATTCTCCAAAAGAGTCTTAATCAAGAACATAATCGGCCGTCCAGATGGTGGTGTTGGTTTAGCTGGTGAGAAAATCAAAGTAGGTGGTTGGGTTAAAACAACAAGAGACAAAGGGAAAGGTTCTGCGTTTCTTGAATTGAACGATGGATCTTGTCCAGCAAATCTACAAGCCATTGTTGATTCATCCGTTGTTGAGTTAACTCAGATTAAAGCTACTGGTACTTGTGTTTTTCTTGAAGGAGTCTTGAAGAAACCACCAGAAGGGACTAAACAGAGTGTTGAGTTAGAGGTGGAGCAGGTTTTGGAAATTGGGGGCGTGGATCATCCAGCTGCTAATAAAGAGTATCCATTGCCTAAGACTAAACTTAGTCTTGAGTTTTTGAGAGATTATCTTCATCTGAGGCCAAGGACTAATATTATATCTGCAGTTGCTCGAATCAGACACATAAATTTTTTCACAAGCATGGATTCTTTAACGTTCAGACACCTATTATCACAAATATTGATTGTGAGGGTGCTGGTGAAATGTTTCAAGTCACAACTTTATTTAATCAAAAAGATGGGAACCCTGGTATGCGTCTGCCACAAAAAGATGGCAAGCTTGATTATTCAAGCGTCAAGCGTTTTTAACAGTGTCAGGGCAGCTCCAGGTTGAGACACTTGCCTGTGCCCTTGGTAACGTTTACACTTTTggaccaacttttcgagctgaacaCTCTCACACATCACGGCATCTAGCAGAGTTTTGAATGGTGGAACCGGAGTTAGCATTTGCtgatttggaggatgatatgaaTTGTGCAGAGGCATATGTTAAGTTTCTATCCCAGTGGTTACTTGACAACTGCCTTGATGATATGCAATTCATGGTTAAGAATTTTGACAAAACTGCGACTGATCGTTTGAAACTTGTTTCGTCAACCCCGTTTGAGAGAATTACCTACACAGATGCTGTAGCCCTTCTTGACAAAGTTACAGAAAACAAGTTTGAGAAAGCAGTGGAATGGGGAATTGATTTAGCTTCTGAGCACGAAAGATACTTGACAGAGGTAATATTTAAGAAACCTGCTATTGTATACAACTACCCAAAAGGAATCAAACCATTTTACATGAGACTTAATGACGACGACAAGACTGTTGCGGCCATGGATGTTTTAGTGCCCAAGGTTGGAGAGCTAAGTGGAAGCCAAAGGGAAGAACGTTACCATGTCATTGAGAAAAGGATGCTGGACCAAGGGTTGCCACTTGATCCATACCAATGGTACCTCGACCTGCGACGTTATGGGACTGTCAGGCTTTGGTTTAGGTTTTGAGCGTATGGTGCTTTTTGCTACTGGCCTCGACAATATACGAGACGTGATTCCTTTCCCTAGATATCCAAGAAAAGCCATCCTTTAATCGTGTTTTTCCCTCGCATACTTGTCCATTTGAAATTTCCTCTGATTTGTTTAGAGGGAATCATAGTAACTAGATATTCTTGATTGTTTTTATTCTcttgttttttaatttatttttattttctcagaCTCCATATAATTTTGCACTTGGCATGTAGCCAAATCGGTACCAGATTCTCTACAATCACTAAAGTAGAATAccaatcttttctttttttgtatacGAAAAGCTCAGAAATCATCTCTCCTTTAATTTTCAAGGATCATAACATGACAAATAAGGTGAATTTGTAACTAAAAACAATGAGGATAGCAGATAATTAGGCTGTTTTTGGCTTTTCCAGTTACCAAGTCTCCCAACTTTCCCCTGCACACACCTGACCACCATACTATACATGTTGTGCTGATGGGGTAAATTAGGGTACATTT encodes:
- the LOC113349264 gene encoding chaperone protein dnaJ GFA2, mitochondrial-like, which translates into the protein MVRHSGARAVYLLARRSITWKLLEDSDSILKNSLSRRGFISGIQNGYVNSEIKPRGGGLSGVINGNWSAKRSIHATGSTCMYSRDYYDVLGVSKDSSAYAAAKKLHPDINRHDANAEAKFQEVNKAYEVLKDEEKQLVYDQCHVTCGSEFVKDLLDIKKG